A region of Vigna radiata var. radiata cultivar VC1973A chromosome 6, Vradiata_ver6, whole genome shotgun sequence DNA encodes the following proteins:
- the LOC106763503 gene encoding uncharacterized protein LOC106763503 yields MEALVSTSMEVFLKPPKLELLNQLLLFEPNKCYPHEEVLPQLLVQCLLENLVFHLQRVKEEISWPDFSSAAFSFPPRSTTGVRASMLNINKDSNIEENCTTTRFLFDHKAINELKSMSTCYETKPTRYQVLSSFINKHMIVAIKEDKTRPMVAFHVVDMRKRMGEPFLKRAIGNLLWPALVILEGVNKNTEIIDLVEILKE; encoded by the exons ATGGAAGCTTTGGTGAGCACCAGCATGGAAGTGTTCTTAAAACCACCCAAATTAGAATTGCTAAACCAGTTGCTTCTATTTGAGCCTAACAAGTGCTATCCTCATGAAGAAGTGTTGCCCCAGTTACTTGTTCAA TGCCTTCTTGAAAACCTGGTTTTTCATTTGCAAAGGGTCAAAGAAGAAATCTCATGGCCAGATTTCTCTTCTGCTGCTTTTTCCTTCCCTCCAAGAAGCACCACTGGTGTACGTGCTAGCATGTTGAATATAAACAAGGACTCAAACATAGAAGAAAACTGCACCACAACAAGATTCTTGTTTGATCACAAAGCCATCAACGAGCTAAAATCCATGTCAACATGTTATGAAACAAAGCCTACACGGTACCAGGTATTATCTTCATTCATAAACAAACATATGATTGTAGCAATCAAAGAGGACAAAACAAGACCAATGGTTGCATTTCATGTTGTGGACATGAGAAAAAGAATGGGGGAGCCTTTCTTAAAACGTGCTATTGGAAACTTGTTGTGGCCTGCATTGGTTATTCTTGA